Proteins from a genomic interval of Halococcus salifodinae DSM 8989:
- a CDS encoding ISH3 family transposase has translation MRFLYHPDTVLTAADLESLAVSLLSWLPLPGVEGCDFDPVVIWRTVTRAAVGQKSTKAVTDSSLKTYSDDYTLTQLHTVPATILEEIVNDLLAQQAAMILGPRRPRIICLDFVDNHYHGGPYRELAELCSTTPRDGTTKCHRYCAAFVLARSKPLIVAVTAVRGDESRADAAERVLGRVVALPFDIACILADRGFYLEAAIRRFQESAPTIVPVVRRGKHLAKALKTSISYWSEYTMYEGSERELRFPLAVCVSYQQGKRGKNGLLVRAYAACDQADRTPKQVEALYRKRSAIETSFRTFREARAKTTTKDPTVRLLFVLVGFLLRNLWLVVRWGVLAQPRRGGRELPTWFRFEVFREWIAHDLDEDLERRWEAPTNGVGIPDAYRLLDAG, from the coding sequence ATGAGATTTCTCTACCACCCAGACACCGTTCTTACGGCGGCAGACCTCGAAAGCTTAGCGGTTAGCCTCCTCAGTTGGCTGCCCCTTCCCGGGGTCGAAGGCTGTGACTTCGACCCCGTGGTCATTTGGCGGACCGTCACTCGGGCAGCCGTCGGCCAGAAATCAACCAAGGCCGTCACCGACAGTTCGCTCAAGACCTACTCCGACGACTACACCCTCACACAGCTCCACACCGTCCCTGCCACGATCCTCGAAGAGATCGTCAACGACCTCCTCGCACAGCAGGCCGCGATGATCCTCGGCCCACGGCGGCCGAGGATCATCTGTCTCGACTTCGTCGACAACCACTACCACGGCGGCCCGTACAGGGAGCTCGCCGAACTCTGCTCGACGACACCTCGCGATGGCACGACGAAGTGCCATCGCTACTGTGCAGCGTTCGTGTTGGCTCGCTCGAAGCCGCTCATCGTCGCGGTCACCGCGGTTCGCGGCGATGAATCGCGAGCTGACGCGGCCGAGCGCGTCCTCGGCCGCGTCGTTGCTCTTCCCTTCGATATCGCCTGTATCCTCGCCGATCGCGGCTTCTACCTCGAAGCCGCGATCCGGCGTTTCCAAGAGTCGGCTCCGACGATCGTCCCGGTCGTTCGCCGCGGGAAGCATCTCGCTAAGGCGCTGAAGACAAGTATCTCCTACTGGAGCGAGTACACGATGTACGAGGGCAGCGAGCGGGAACTCCGTTTCCCGCTCGCGGTCTGTGTCTCCTACCAGCAGGGCAAGCGCGGGAAGAACGGACTGCTCGTGCGCGCATACGCGGCGTGCGATCAGGCCGATCGCACGCCTAAACAGGTCGAAGCGCTCTACCGTAAGCGCTCGGCGATCGAGACGAGCTTCCGGACCTTCCGCGAAGCACGAGCGAAAACCACCACAAAAGACCCGACGGTGCGGCTGCTGTTCGTGCTGGTCGGGTTCCTGCTGCGGAATCTCTGGCTGGTGGTGCGCTGGGGTGTTCTCGCCCAGCCGCGACGCGGCGGGCGAGAACTGCCCACGTGGTTCCGTTTCGAGGTCTTCCGCGAGTGGATCGCGCATGACCTTGACGAGGATCTCGAACGTCGCTGGGAAGCTCCAACCAACGGCGTCGGCATTCCGGACGCCTACCGCCTGCTGGACGCGGGCTGA